A genomic stretch from Desulfohalobium retbaense DSM 5692 includes:
- a CDS encoding translation initiation factor Sui1 — MAPKKPHNSRAVYSTDDGRLCPQCGQSAARCVCHKNKKGSAAATESDGIVRLKRESKGRKGKGVTLITGVPLEAEALKQLAKTLKQKCGTGGTVKNGVIEIQGEHRDILAQQLRAQGYTVKIAGG, encoded by the coding sequence ATGGCACCTAAAAAACCACACAATTCGCGCGCCGTCTACTCCACGGACGATGGTCGCCTCTGCCCGCAATGCGGTCAGTCGGCCGCCCGCTGCGTTTGTCATAAAAACAAGAAAGGTAGTGCTGCCGCCACGGAAAGCGACGGCATTGTTCGCCTCAAGCGCGAAAGCAAGGGCCGCAAGGGCAAAGGGGTGACACTGATCACCGGGGTACCCCTTGAAGCAGAAGCCCTCAAGCAGTTGGCCAAGACCTTGAAACAAAAATGCGGCACTGGCGGCACTGTGAAAAACGGCGTCATCGAAATCCAGGGAGAGCACCGGGACATATTGGCTCAGCAACTCCGCGCCCAGGGATATACAGTGAAAATCGCCGGTGGCTGA
- the greA gene encoding transcription elongation factor GreA, translated as MDTIPISVEGFEKLKQELENLKKERPEVIQAIKEAREEGDLRENAGYDAARERQGMLEARITYIESRLPQCNVIDLDTMGGDKVAFGATVEIEDMETEEVKRYTLLGPDEANVDQGSISVFSPLAKALLGKRVGDEAIVNAPRGRIEYEVLSIEFKGKQDS; from the coding sequence ATGGATACAATTCCCATTTCTGTTGAAGGATTTGAAAAGCTGAAGCAGGAACTCGAAAATCTCAAGAAGGAACGTCCCGAGGTCATCCAAGCCATCAAGGAGGCTCGGGAGGAAGGCGATTTGCGCGAGAATGCCGGCTATGACGCCGCACGGGAGCGTCAAGGCATGCTTGAGGCCCGGATTACCTACATTGAATCCCGGCTACCGCAGTGCAATGTCATCGATCTTGACACCATGGGCGGCGACAAGGTCGCCTTCGGGGCCACGGTGGAGATCGAAGACATGGAGACTGAGGAAGTCAAGCGCTATACCTTGCTCGGTCCGGACGAGGCCAATGTGGACCAGGGGAGCATCTCAGTATTTTCTCCCCTGGCCAAGGCCCTGCTGGGCAAGCGCGTCGGTGACGAAGCCATTGTTAATGCCCCGCGCGGGCGGATCGAGTACGAAGTGCTTTCTATTGAATTCAAGGGAAAACAGGACAGCTGA
- a CDS encoding aldo/keto reductase, with product MQYRVMGRTGERVAALGLGCMRFPVVDGDDGCIDEPRATVLLREAIDAGVNYLDTAYPYHKGASEPFVGRALQGGYRDKVHLATKLPSWAIESAEDFDRYLDEQLQRLQTGHIDFYLLHALKGEWWRKLRDLGVLSFLDRAVADGRIKYVGFSFHDEWAQFKEIVDAYEWDFCQIQYNYMDEDIQAGSKGLYYAANKGLGVVVMEPLRGGSLASTVPEPVQSIWDEAEPKRTPAEWALRWVWDHPEVSVVLSGMNSRAQLHENCRVADEATPGSLSTDDYERIGRVRQIYRERIQIPCTSCGYCLPCPSGVNIPRIFSIMNDRFIYDATHWSQVMYNVATNSDENAANCVQCGACEEVCPQQIPIMAKLQECHETLAQAEESD from the coding sequence ATGCAATACAGAGTCATGGGACGCACCGGCGAACGCGTAGCCGCTTTAGGTCTCGGATGTATGCGTTTTCCGGTCGTTGATGGTGACGACGGCTGCATTGACGAGCCGCGGGCGACCGTGTTGTTGCGCGAAGCCATTGACGCTGGAGTGAATTATCTGGACACGGCATACCCCTACCACAAGGGGGCCAGCGAACCTTTTGTCGGTCGCGCTCTTCAGGGAGGCTACCGGGACAAGGTCCATCTAGCGACGAAATTGCCCTCCTGGGCCATTGAAAGCGCCGAGGATTTTGACCGCTACCTGGATGAACAATTACAACGTCTCCAGACCGGGCACATCGACTTTTATCTTTTGCACGCCTTGAAAGGGGAGTGGTGGCGGAAACTGCGTGATCTGGGCGTTCTGTCTTTTCTTGACCGGGCCGTTGCCGATGGCCGGATTAAGTACGTCGGGTTTTCCTTTCATGATGAGTGGGCGCAGTTTAAGGAGATAGTCGACGCCTACGAATGGGATTTTTGTCAGATCCAGTATAACTACATGGACGAAGATATTCAGGCCGGCAGTAAGGGTCTTTATTACGCCGCTAACAAGGGACTGGGCGTTGTGGTCATGGAGCCGTTGCGCGGCGGGAGTCTGGCCTCGACTGTACCAGAGCCGGTCCAATCTATTTGGGATGAGGCCGAGCCGAAACGGACACCGGCGGAATGGGCTTTGCGCTGGGTCTGGGACCATCCTGAAGTTTCGGTGGTCTTAAGCGGTATGAACAGCCGGGCGCAGCTCCACGAGAATTGCCGGGTCGCCGACGAAGCTACGCCCGGCAGCTTGTCGACCGACGATTATGAGCGCATCGGCCGTGTTCGACAGATCTACAGGGAACGCATCCAGATCCCGTGCACGAGCTGCGGTTATTGTCTGCCCTGTCCGAGCGGGGTGAATATTCCGCGGATCTTTTCGATCATGAACGACAGGTTCATCTACGACGCCACCCATTGGTCGCAGGTCATGTATAATGTGGCGACGAACAGCGATGAAAACGCGGCCAATTGCGTTCAATGTGGGGCCTGTGAAGAGGTGTGCCCACAGCAGATACCGATTATGGCCAAATTGCAGGAGTGTCACGAAACATTGGCACAGGCGGAGGAATCGGACTGA
- a CDS encoding aminotransferase class I/II-fold pyridoxal phosphate-dependent enzyme, producing MRLQPFKLERYFAKYEFNVRHLLSSSDCESMTVADLLDLEPGAAERFHNVWLGYTESEGSPTLRETIASMYNAQQADDILVHSGAEEAIFLFMNAVLEAGDHVVVHWPCYQSLTEVPRSIGCEVDLWKAREEAQWGLDLEELDELLKPNTKAIIVNLPHNPTGYLMEPETFSRLCQLAENRDILLFCDEVYRESEYDVSRRLPAVCDCCQTGVSLGVTSKTYGLPGLRIGWLATRRRDVLAAVAQLKDYTTICNSASSEFLAELALRHREHLAERSVRLIQTNLALLDGFFARHAERFEWRRPHAGPIAFPRLRDEDADDFCHQAVEQASVLLLPGSLYEYPGGAFRIGFGRASLPQALEALENFLQR from the coding sequence ATGCGATTGCAGCCTTTCAAATTGGAACGGTATTTTGCCAAATACGAATTCAATGTCCGCCATCTATTGAGTTCTTCGGATTGCGAGTCCATGACCGTGGCGGACTTGCTGGACCTGGAGCCCGGCGCTGCAGAGCGTTTTCACAATGTCTGGCTCGGCTATACCGAATCCGAGGGCAGTCCAACTCTGCGCGAGACGATCGCTTCCATGTACAATGCGCAGCAGGCCGACGACATTCTGGTCCACAGCGGTGCGGAGGAAGCGATTTTTTTGTTCATGAACGCGGTCCTGGAAGCCGGGGACCACGTCGTTGTCCACTGGCCGTGCTACCAATCCCTGACTGAAGTGCCGCGGTCCATCGGCTGCGAGGTCGATCTCTGGAAAGCGCGGGAAGAGGCGCAGTGGGGCTTGGATCTCGAGGAATTGGACGAACTGCTCAAGCCGAACACCAAAGCCATTATCGTCAATCTTCCGCATAATCCCACAGGATATCTCATGGAGCCCGAAACGTTTTCGCGGCTTTGCCAGTTGGCTGAAAACCGGGATATCCTCCTGTTTTGTGATGAGGTCTATCGCGAATCGGAATACGATGTCTCGCGCCGTCTGCCCGCTGTCTGTGACTGCTGCCAGACCGGTGTTTCGCTTGGCGTGACCTCCAAGACCTACGGGCTGCCCGGGTTGCGGATCGGCTGGCTGGCCACACGCCGTCGGGATGTCCTGGCCGCAGTGGCCCAGTTGAAAGACTATACGACGATCTGCAACAGTGCGTCGAGCGAATTTTTGGCTGAGTTGGCCCTGCGCCACCGGGAACACCTTGCCGAGCGCAGTGTGCGCTTGATACAAACAAACCTTGCTTTGCTGGACGGGTTTTTTGCCCGGCATGCTGAGCGATTCGAATGGCGACGTCCCCATGCCGGTCCAATCGCGTTCCCGCGTTTGCGTGATGAAGACGCGGACGATTTTTGCCACCAAGCGGTGGAGCAGGCGAGTGTCCTTTTGTTGCCGGGATCGCTTTACGAGTATCCCGGCGGTGCATTTCGCATTGGCTTTGGCCGGGCCAGTCTCCCTCAGGCCTTGGAAGCCCTTGAAAATTTTCTCCAGCGGTAG
- the murI gene encoding glutamate racemase, whose protein sequence is MQVEQNATSPMEGGIGVFDSGVGGLSVLKEIDRVLPHEDLWYVADSAEAPYGEKSEEEIRQRSLELARFLVQRGAKALVIACNTATAAAAEELRAQCPVPVVAVEPAVKPAVALSCSGCIGVLATTGTLQSKRFQALLKRYAGSAEVAVQACPGLVERVEMGDLDGPVTRVLLGSYVQALAERGADTLVLGCTHYPFLRPLVRDCIGETMPVLDTGLAVARHLHSELRRLELERPAARQGQRRFWTTGEPARCESVLGRLWGRGAIVVEHIAPRPLSLL, encoded by the coding sequence ATGCAAGTGGAGCAAAATGCGACATCGCCAATGGAGGGTGGTATTGGGGTCTTTGATTCTGGAGTGGGCGGCCTTTCGGTCCTGAAGGAGATCGACCGTGTTCTGCCCCATGAAGATCTGTGGTATGTGGCCGACTCGGCCGAAGCCCCGTACGGCGAAAAAAGCGAAGAAGAGATCCGGCAACGTTCGCTGGAATTAGCCCGTTTCCTGGTCCAGCGAGGGGCCAAGGCGCTGGTGATTGCCTGCAATACGGCGACTGCCGCGGCCGCCGAGGAATTGCGTGCCCAATGCCCGGTGCCGGTGGTGGCGGTGGAGCCGGCGGTCAAACCTGCGGTGGCCCTGTCCTGCTCGGGGTGCATCGGGGTCCTGGCCACGACTGGGACATTGCAGAGCAAACGGTTTCAGGCGCTTTTGAAGCGGTATGCCGGGTCAGCCGAAGTCGCGGTCCAGGCGTGCCCGGGATTGGTGGAGCGCGTGGAGATGGGCGACCTGGACGGTCCGGTGACACGGGTGCTTTTGGGCAGCTATGTCCAGGCCCTTGCCGAACGGGGCGCGGACACCCTCGTGCTGGGCTGTACCCATTATCCGTTTTTGCGGCCGCTGGTGCGCGATTGCATCGGAGAGACCATGCCGGTTCTGGATACCGGCCTGGCTGTGGCGCGGCACCTGCACAGCGAACTCAGACGCCTGGAGCTGGAACGGCCTGCGGCGCGTCAGGGGCAGCGGCGGTTTTGGACCACCGGAGAGCCCGCCCGGTGTGAAAGCGTCCTCGGTCGGCTCTGGGGGCGGGGAGCGATCGTTGTGGAACATATCGCCCCGCGTCCACTGTCGTTGTTGTGA
- a CDS encoding arsenate reductase ArsC produces the protein MHNVLFICVHNSARSQMAEAYLRQVAGTNVRVTSAGFEPTTLNPLVVEVMHEEGIDLSDKTTQSVFELFKNGAIFTHVITVCDDSREGQCPIYPGVTHRLHLPFPDPAAVTGTHEEQRQAVREIRDTIKAAVQEFADWLDSDTQRSLSPSWQRLPQR, from the coding sequence ATGCATAACGTCTTGTTTATTTGCGTCCACAACAGCGCCCGGAGCCAGATGGCCGAAGCGTATCTGCGCCAGGTCGCCGGTACAAATGTCCGGGTCACCAGCGCCGGATTCGAGCCCACGACTCTCAACCCCCTGGTTGTCGAAGTCATGCACGAAGAGGGAATCGATCTGAGCGACAAAACGACACAATCTGTTTTTGAATTATTCAAAAACGGTGCCATCTTCACCCACGTCATCACGGTCTGCGACGACAGCCGCGAAGGACAATGCCCGATCTATCCCGGCGTCACGCACCGCCTGCACCTCCCGTTCCCGGACCCGGCCGCGGTCACCGGCACCCACGAAGAACAACGCCAGGCCGTTCGCGAAATCCGCGACACGATCAAAGCCGCAGTCCAGGAATTTGCTGACTGGCTCGACAGCGACACCCAAAGGTCTCTTTCCCCGTCCTGGCAGCGGTTGCCTCAGCGTTGA
- a CDS encoding class I SAM-dependent methyltransferase: MSTPSEAKRREFAHTMSEILNHGALNLAMGVGYRLGLFDVLCRLAAPASVSQIAEAAALDPRYIREWLGVMTCGRIVELSHDTNGEDLFFLPPEHAAFLTRDSSSNMGVYTQELPLLAQSAYDAVAAAFATGEGVGYERYPDFQAFMAQLADAKHEQTLLTTFLPSVAQGAIQDRLHYGIRVCDVGCGRGTAVLLMAEAFPRSTFVGLDIDSATVDLARNTAAARGLTNVRFVCRDAAVLEDAADWQDCFDYVTAFDAIHDQPHPDHALRGVRHMLAPNGVFSLVDIAAESDLAGNQVHPMGPFLYTVSLMHCMPVGLVGNGAGLGMMWGRQTALRMLETAGFTQVTVREIPEDPFNHHFECRSPS; this comes from the coding sequence ATGTCCACGCCATCCGAGGCCAAACGCCGCGAATTCGCCCATACCATGTCGGAAATCCTGAACCACGGGGCCCTCAATCTGGCCATGGGGGTCGGATACCGTCTCGGGCTCTTCGACGTCCTGTGCCGCTTGGCGGCCCCGGCCAGTGTTTCCCAAATAGCTGAAGCCGCCGCTCTGGACCCGCGCTATATCCGTGAATGGCTCGGTGTAATGACCTGCGGCCGGATCGTGGAACTCAGCCACGACACGAATGGCGAGGACCTGTTTTTCCTGCCCCCGGAACACGCCGCTTTCCTGACCCGGGATTCCTCATCCAACATGGGGGTCTACACACAGGAACTCCCCCTGCTGGCCCAGTCCGCCTATGATGCCGTTGCCGCGGCCTTCGCCACCGGCGAAGGGGTCGGATACGAGCGATACCCCGATTTCCAGGCCTTCATGGCCCAACTCGCCGACGCCAAACACGAACAGACTCTGCTCACCACCTTCCTCCCCTCGGTCGCCCAGGGCGCTATCCAGGACAGACTGCACTATGGCATCCGGGTCTGTGATGTGGGCTGCGGCCGGGGAACCGCGGTTCTCCTCATGGCCGAAGCCTTTCCCCGTAGCACATTTGTCGGTCTGGACATCGATAGCGCAACCGTAGACCTGGCTCGAAATACAGCTGCGGCTCGGGGGCTCACCAATGTCCGGTTTGTCTGCCGCGACGCCGCCGTTCTGGAGGACGCCGCCGACTGGCAGGACTGTTTTGACTACGTGACCGCTTTTGATGCCATCCACGACCAGCCCCATCCGGATCACGCCCTGCGCGGCGTGCGGCACATGCTCGCCCCAAACGGGGTCTTTTCTCTGGTGGACATCGCCGCTGAAAGCGATCTGGCCGGAAATCAGGTCCATCCGATGGGGCCGTTTTTGTACACGGTCAGTCTCATGCACTGCATGCCAGTCGGCCTGGTCGGCAATGGAGCCGGGCTGGGCATGATGTGGGGCCGGCAAACAGCGCTGCGCATGCTTGAAACAGCCGGGTTCACCCAGGTCACCGTTCGAGAGATCCCTGAGGATCCGTTCAACCACCATTTTGAATGCCGCAGCCCCTCGTGA
- the wrbA gene encoding NAD(P)H:quinone oxidoreductase, with protein sequence MTRILILYYSMYGHVETMSRAVAEGAGLVDGCEVVTKRVPELIPEDTLRQYGAKMDQEAPVATVSELPEYEAIIFGTPTRFGNMCAQMRNFLDQTGKLWLSGDLVGKVGSVFTSTATQHGGQETTITSFHSTLLHHGMILVGVPYSCQELLNMQEITGGTPYGASTLADADGSRQPTQNELRIARFQGEHVASIAAKLSA encoded by the coding sequence ATGACCAGGATCTTGATTCTGTATTACAGCATGTACGGTCATGTGGAGACCATGTCCCGGGCGGTGGCCGAAGGAGCCGGCCTTGTGGACGGATGTGAGGTGGTGACCAAGCGCGTTCCGGAACTTATTCCCGAGGACACGTTGCGCCAATACGGGGCTAAAATGGACCAGGAAGCGCCGGTTGCCACTGTTTCGGAATTGCCGGAATACGAGGCGATCATTTTCGGAACCCCGACCCGTTTCGGCAATATGTGCGCCCAGATGCGAAATTTTCTCGACCAGACCGGCAAGCTCTGGCTCAGCGGCGATCTGGTCGGCAAAGTCGGCAGCGTGTTCACCTCGACAGCCACGCAGCACGGCGGGCAGGAAACGACCATCACTTCATTTCACTCCACCTTGCTCCACCATGGCATGATTCTCGTCGGTGTCCCCTATTCCTGCCAGGAACTGCTCAATATGCAGGAGATCACCGGCGGGACCCCGTATGGGGCCAGTACCCTTGCCGATGCGGACGGCAGCCGGCAACCCACACAAAACGAATTGCGCATTGCCCGCTTCCAGGGAGAGCACGTGGCGAGCATCGCTGCCAAATTGTCTGCCTGA
- a CDS encoding TlyA family RNA methyltransferase, with protein sequence MAKTERADQLLVEQGYAEDKDRAARLIMAGSVSWQKREGVWLRVEKAGERLPRAARLHCAGQDRFVSRGGYKLLTALENFEVDPSGKVALDIGASTGGFTDCLLQHGARRVYAVDVGYGQLHWRLRRDPRVVNLERINFRLAPADLLPELVDLVVADCSFISLRSIIPPALPFLQVGGSIIALVKPQFESEAAKRGDGVIRDADQQQRIVQEVSSSLCQSHGLRQLGVVPAAVTGPKGNQEFLLWLEC encoded by the coding sequence ATGGCCAAGACAGAACGAGCCGACCAGCTTCTGGTCGAGCAGGGATACGCTGAAGACAAGGACCGGGCCGCCCGGTTGATCATGGCCGGCAGTGTCAGCTGGCAAAAGCGGGAAGGGGTCTGGCTGCGGGTGGAAAAGGCCGGAGAGCGTCTGCCGCGAGCTGCCAGGCTGCATTGCGCCGGACAAGACCGTTTTGTGAGTCGCGGTGGATATAAATTGCTCACCGCCTTGGAAAATTTTGAGGTTGACCCTTCCGGGAAGGTGGCTCTGGACATCGGCGCTTCCACCGGCGGCTTCACCGATTGTCTGCTCCAGCACGGGGCCCGGCGGGTCTATGCCGTGGATGTGGGCTATGGTCAGTTGCATTGGCGGCTGCGACGGGACCCGCGAGTGGTCAACCTGGAACGGATCAATTTCCGGCTGGCTCCTGCGGATTTGCTTCCTGAGCTGGTCGACCTCGTCGTAGCGGATTGTTCGTTTATTTCCCTGCGCTCCATTATTCCTCCGGCGCTGCCGTTTTTGCAGGTTGGCGGCAGTATCATCGCCCTGGTCAAACCCCAGTTCGAATCAGAGGCCGCGAAACGCGGCGACGGGGTCATTCGTGACGCCGATCAGCAACAGCGTATCGTTCAGGAGGTCAGCAGTTCGCTGTGTCAATCGCACGGTCTGCGCCAGCTCGGTGTGGTGCCGGCAGCAGTGACCGGTCCGAAGGGCAATCAGGAATTTCTGCTCTGGCTGGAGTGCTGA
- a CDS encoding 3-isopropylmalate dehydratase small subunit, whose protein sequence is MHYTGKVHKVGAHIDTDAIIPARYLVTADPEELGVHCMAGLEENWIDRVNKGDIIVGGPNFGCGSSREHAPLAILGAGIPVVVAHSFARIFYRNGFNMGLPLLEVGDAVERISDGDTLTVDVQQGTVTNATTGDVITCPPVPEFMQELLAKGGLIPYVRDRLQSAGA, encoded by the coding sequence ATGCATTATACAGGTAAGGTTCATAAGGTTGGAGCCCATATCGATACCGATGCCATTATTCCGGCCCGCTATCTGGTGACCGCCGATCCCGAAGAATTGGGGGTCCATTGCATGGCCGGGTTGGAAGAGAACTGGATTGATCGGGTCAACAAGGGCGATATCATCGTTGGCGGTCCGAACTTCGGTTGTGGGTCATCTCGGGAGCACGCCCCTCTGGCCATACTTGGCGCGGGGATTCCAGTGGTGGTCGCACACAGTTTCGCCCGTATTTTCTATCGTAACGGGTTCAATATGGGACTGCCGCTTTTGGAGGTCGGTGACGCCGTGGAACGGATCAGCGACGGCGACACCCTGACCGTGGACGTCCAGCAAGGGACGGTGACCAATGCAACAACAGGCGACGTCATCACCTGTCCTCCTGTGCCGGAGTTCATGCAGGAACTGCTGGCCAAGGGGGGGCTTATCCCCTACGTTCGAGACCGGTTGCAGAGCGCCGGGGCATAA
- the leuC gene encoding 3-isopropylmalate dehydratase large subunit, with amino-acid sequence MRHTVAEKILQQHTQDTVSEPGQIVRCEISLALANDITAPLSIRSLEKMGATRVFDKDRVALVCDHFTPNKDIDSAEQVRIVREFARKMGITHYYEGGEVGVEHALLPELGLVGPGDIVVGADSHTCTYGGLGAFATGLGSTDVAGAMALGETWFKVPPTIRVDVNGDLGRFVGGKDIILHLIGTIGVDGALYKALEFGGGTVRDLDLEARLTIANMAIEAGGKVGLFPADQTTLDYLQAHGRSGDTFLEADEGAGYERRVAIDAASLQPQVACPHLPENVHPVRDVGDIPLDQVVIGSCTNGRISDLREAAELLKGKKVAKGLRLIILPATPGIYRQALEEGLMTTFMEAGAIVGPPTCGPCLGGHMGILAQGERALATTNRNFRGRMGSLESEVYLSGPSVAAASAVTGRISHPEDL; translated from the coding sequence ATGCGCCACACTGTAGCGGAGAAGATTTTACAGCAACACACACAGGATACGGTCAGCGAGCCCGGACAGATCGTTCGCTGCGAGATTTCCCTGGCCCTGGCGAACGATATCACCGCGCCCCTGTCCATCCGGTCTCTGGAGAAAATGGGCGCGACCCGGGTCTTCGACAAAGACCGGGTCGCCCTGGTCTGTGACCATTTTACGCCCAACAAGGATATCGATTCCGCCGAGCAGGTCCGCATCGTTCGCGAATTTGCGCGCAAGATGGGCATTACCCATTATTACGAAGGCGGTGAGGTCGGGGTGGAACACGCCCTGTTGCCGGAACTCGGCCTGGTCGGTCCCGGGGATATCGTTGTTGGTGCGGACAGTCATACGTGCACCTACGGCGGTCTCGGTGCCTTTGCCACCGGCCTCGGCAGTACCGACGTCGCCGGGGCAATGGCCCTGGGAGAAACCTGGTTCAAGGTCCCGCCCACCATCCGGGTCGATGTCAACGGCGACCTGGGGCGCTTTGTCGGCGGCAAGGATATCATTTTGCATTTGATTGGCACCATTGGAGTGGACGGAGCGTTGTACAAGGCCCTGGAATTCGGCGGCGGCACTGTCAGGGATCTCGATCTCGAGGCCCGGTTGACCATCGCTAATATGGCCATTGAGGCCGGCGGCAAGGTCGGCCTGTTCCCGGCGGATCAGACAACGCTGGATTACCTCCAAGCCCACGGGCGCAGCGGCGATACCTTTCTGGAAGCCGACGAGGGGGCAGGATATGAGCGCCGGGTGGCCATTGACGCTGCCTCCCTGCAACCCCAGGTCGCCTGCCCCCATTTGCCGGAAAATGTCCATCCCGTGCGCGATGTAGGGGATATTCCCCTGGACCAGGTGGTCATCGGTTCCTGCACGAACGGCCGGATCAGCGATTTGCGCGAGGCCGCGGAACTGCTCAAGGGCAAAAAGGTGGCCAAGGGGCTGCGTCTGATCATTCTTCCAGCTACCCCGGGCATTTATCGCCAAGCTCTGGAGGAGGGACTGATGACCACGTTCATGGAAGCCGGGGCCATTGTCGGCCCGCCCACCTGCGGTCCCTGCCTTGGTGGGCACATGGGGATTTTGGCCCAGGGCGAGCGGGCTCTGGCGACAACGAACCGCAATTTCCGAGGACGGATGGGCAGTCTGGAAAGCGAAGTCTACCTGAGCGGGCCGTCGGTGGCGGCAGCCAGTGCGGTGACTGGACGGATCAGCCATCCCGAAGATCTCTAG
- a CDS encoding 2-isopropylmalate synthase: MAEKLIIFDTTLRDGEQSPGATMNHHEKVRLARQLDKLGVDVIEAGFPASSQGDFEAVQAISRAVTNCQVAGLCRSVLSDIDRAWEALQDAPKARIHTFIATSDIHMEHKLGKSRSEVLDMARKAVSHAASYTSNVEFSAEDASRSDWDFLVQVVQVAVDAGATTVNIPDTVGYSQPQEFARLVRYLQDNVPALGNEVVLSVHCHNDLGLAVANTLAAVEAGARQAEVTLSGIGERAGNASVEEVVMNLNVRKDYFQIETGVHTEQLFPSCRLLSLIIGQPIPPYKPVVGPNAFAHESGIHQHGMLKNRQTYEIMTPESVGRAGTDMVLGKHSGKAAIKARLEELGYSLTDEQLVTVVEAIKRLADKKKRLYVEDLEAVVLEEIYRLPDKFKLNYLNTVSGNMALPTAALELTIDGEEHRLADFGVGPIDAVFNTIAKLTKRSPKLVRYSVNAITGGTDAQGEVTVRLEEHGRSAVGRGSDPDVIMASARAYLNALNRLAKKEEEKICATL, translated from the coding sequence ATGGCTGAAAAATTGATCATTTTTGACACCACACTGCGAGACGGAGAGCAATCCCCTGGCGCGACCATGAACCACCACGAAAAGGTGCGTCTGGCCAGGCAATTGGACAAGCTCGGCGTTGACGTTATCGAGGCGGGATTCCCCGCGTCCAGCCAGGGCGATTTCGAGGCGGTCCAGGCCATCAGTCGCGCGGTGACCAACTGTCAGGTGGCCGGGCTCTGCCGCTCGGTCCTCTCTGATATCGACCGCGCCTGGGAGGCGCTTCAGGACGCGCCCAAGGCCCGGATCCACACTTTTATCGCCACCTCCGACATCCATATGGAACATAAGCTCGGCAAAAGCCGCAGCGAGGTGTTGGACATGGCCCGTAAGGCGGTCAGCCACGCGGCCTCGTATACATCCAACGTCGAGTTCTCCGCCGAGGACGCCTCCCGCTCCGACTGGGATTTTCTGGTCCAGGTGGTTCAGGTGGCTGTGGATGCCGGCGCAACGACAGTGAACATCCCGGATACGGTCGGGTATTCCCAGCCTCAGGAGTTCGCGCGTTTGGTCCGGTATCTGCAGGACAATGTGCCGGCTTTAGGCAATGAGGTCGTGTTGAGTGTGCACTGCCACAATGATCTGGGCCTGGCGGTGGCCAATACCCTGGCAGCGGTCGAGGCCGGAGCACGGCAGGCCGAAGTGACCCTGAGCGGCATCGGTGAGCGCGCCGGCAACGCCTCGGTTGAGGAAGTGGTCATGAACCTCAATGTGCGCAAGGACTACTTCCAGATCGAGACCGGCGTGCACACGGAACAGCTCTTTCCCTCCTGCCGGCTGCTCTCGCTGATCATCGGGCAGCCCATCCCGCCCTACAAACCGGTTGTCGGCCCCAATGCCTTTGCTCACGAATCGGGGATCCACCAGCACGGCATGCTCAAAAATCGCCAGACGTATGAGATCATGACCCCGGAATCTGTGGGCCGCGCCGGCACGGACATGGTACTGGGCAAGCACTCGGGCAAGGCCGCCATCAAGGCCCGGCTGGAGGAACTCGGCTACAGCCTGACGGACGAGCAGCTGGTGACCGTGGTTGAGGCCATCAAACGGCTGGCGGACAAGAAAAAACGGCTCTATGTCGAGGATCTGGAGGCCGTGGTCCTGGAAGAGATCTACCGCCTGCCGGATAAATTCAAACTCAACTACCTGAATACCGTCTCCGGGAATATGGCCCTGCCCACGGCGGCATTGGAATTGACCATCGACGGTGAGGAGCACCGGCTCGCGGATTTCGGAGTCGGTCCCATCGACGCTGTTTTCAACACCATCGCGAAATTGACCAAGCGCTCACCCAAACTGGTGCGCTATTCGGTCAACGCCATCACCGGCGGAACAGACGCTCAGGGCGAAGTGACGGTCCGGCTTGAAGAACATGGCCGCAGCGCGGTCGGCCGCGGCTCGGATCCGGATGTGATCATGGCCAGTGCCCGGGCCTATCTCAACGCCTTGAACCGCTTGGCGAAAAAGGAGGAAGAAAAGATATGCGCCACACTGTAG